A genomic region of Vitreoscilla filiformis contains the following coding sequences:
- a CDS encoding xanthine dehydrogenase family protein molybdopterin-binding subunit, producing the protein MLTTHLNDADFQRLRAELPRGLQHMLARDDAAPAATAVPRRSFLKLMGVGAASSGGLALGLFNTDAHAANAPAAGLKPTEQPSAFVEITPAGEIIVTVNRLEFGQGVMTALPLILAEELDADWAKVSARHGNSAPAYADPRFGLHLTGGSNSIKHSFSQYRELGARTRAMLLAAAAQQWNVSAASLRTQAGEVIAPDGRKLGYGALAQAAMAQPVPAQVALKDPKDFRLIGRPTDRLDAKAKSSGRQSFGIDVRQPGQLTAVVAHPPVFGARLKTLDDAAARAVKGVRAVLRIPGDRGGEAVAVIAEGYWQAKKGRDALQATWDTANVEKVDSQRQLAQYRALAQQPGPRKFEADMAPLAQAAKYIEAEFTFPYLAHAPMEPLNCTVLLGEQGAQLWVGSQFPGTDAMAAAQTLGLKPEQIQMHVQMAGGGFGRRAVPSSDYVVQACQVAKAARAAGLNVPVRMVWSREDDIRGGYYRPMHLHRARIGLDARGEVLAWDHTIVGQSILTGTFFEGFMVKDGIDATAVEGMRDPYALPMRLTVHHPKVNVPVLWWRSVGSTHTAFVMETLVDEIARAAKTDPVAWRLKQFGEKHPRHRAALELAVAQSGYGKKRLPAGHAWGVAVHESFETVVAYVVEASVKKGTPVLHRVTAGVHCNLAVNPRTIEAQVQGAALMGLGMCLPGAAITLKDGVVEQSNFGDYAVPRIGDMPQIAVHIVPSADAPTGMGEPGLPPLAPAFANALAKLTGKAVRQLPFKLG; encoded by the coding sequence ATGTTGACCACTCACTTGAACGACGCCGATTTCCAACGCCTGCGCGCCGAACTGCCACGCGGCCTGCAACACATGCTGGCGCGTGACGACGCAGCCCCCGCCGCCACCGCCGTGCCGCGCCGCAGCTTTCTGAAACTGATGGGCGTCGGGGCCGCCAGCAGCGGCGGCTTGGCGCTCGGGCTGTTCAACACCGACGCTCACGCCGCCAACGCCCCCGCTGCCGGCCTCAAACCCACCGAACAGCCCTCGGCGTTTGTGGAGATCACGCCGGCGGGTGAAATCATCGTCACCGTCAACCGGCTGGAGTTTGGCCAAGGGGTGATGACGGCGCTGCCGCTGATCCTGGCCGAAGAGCTGGACGCCGATTGGGCCAAGGTCAGCGCCCGCCACGGCAACAGCGCTCCGGCTTACGCTGATCCGCGCTTCGGGCTGCATCTCACCGGGGGCTCCAACTCCATCAAACACAGCTTCAGCCAATACCGCGAGCTGGGAGCACGCACCCGCGCCATGCTGCTGGCCGCTGCGGCGCAGCAGTGGAATGTGAGCGCCGCCAGCTTGCGCACGCAGGCCGGCGAAGTCATCGCACCGGACGGTCGCAAGCTCGGTTACGGTGCGCTGGCCCAGGCGGCGATGGCGCAACCGGTTCCGGCGCAAGTGGCCCTCAAAGACCCGAAGGATTTCCGCCTCATCGGTCGCCCCACCGACCGGCTCGATGCCAAGGCCAAAAGCAGTGGCCGCCAGAGCTTCGGCATCGATGTGCGGCAACCTGGCCAGCTCACCGCCGTGGTGGCGCATCCGCCCGTGTTCGGCGCCCGGCTGAAGACGCTGGACGATGCGGCGGCGCGGGCCGTCAAGGGTGTGCGGGCGGTGCTGCGCATTCCGGGGGATCGTGGCGGCGAGGCCGTGGCGGTGATCGCCGAAGGCTACTGGCAGGCCAAGAAAGGCCGCGACGCCCTGCAAGCCACCTGGGACACCGCCAACGTGGAAAAGGTGGACAGCCAGCGCCAGCTCGCCCAATACCGGGCGCTGGCGCAACAACCGGGGCCACGCAAGTTCGAGGCGGACATGGCGCCGCTGGCCCAAGCGGCCAAGTACATCGAAGCGGAATTCACCTTCCCCTACCTGGCGCACGCGCCGATGGAGCCGCTCAACTGCACGGTATTGTTGGGTGAACAAGGGGCGCAACTGTGGGTCGGCTCGCAGTTTCCGGGCACCGATGCCATGGCCGCCGCCCAAACGCTGGGCCTCAAACCCGAGCAAATCCAGATGCATGTGCAGATGGCCGGCGGGGGGTTTGGCCGCCGCGCCGTGCCCAGCAGTGACTATGTGGTGCAAGCCTGCCAAGTCGCCAAAGCGGCGCGTGCTGCCGGTCTGAACGTGCCCGTTCGCATGGTGTGGAGCCGTGAGGACGACATCCGAGGTGGCTACTACCGCCCGATGCACTTGCACCGCGCCCGCATCGGGTTGGACGCCCGGGGCGAGGTGCTGGCATGGGATCACACCATCGTCGGCCAATCCATCCTCACCGGCACCTTCTTCGAGGGCTTCATGGTGAAAGATGGCATCGACGCCACCGCCGTCGAGGGTATGCGCGACCCCTACGCCCTGCCCATGCGCCTGACGGTGCATCACCCCAAGGTGAACGTGCCGGTGTTGTGGTGGCGCAGTGTGGGCAGCACGCACACCGCTTTCGTCATGGAAACGCTGGTGGATGAAATCGCCCGCGCCGCCAAAACCGACCCGGTGGCCTGGCGCCTGAAGCAGTTCGGGGAGAAGCACCCGCGCCACCGCGCCGCGCTGGAGCTGGCCGTGGCCCAAAGCGGCTACGGTAAGAAGCGTTTGCCGGCGGGGCACGCTTGGGGCGTGGCGGTGCATGAGTCGTTCGAAACCGTGGTGGCTTATGTGGTGGAGGCTTCGGTGAAAAAGGGCACGCCGGTGCTGCACCGCGTCACGGCGGGGGTGCATTGCAACTTGGCGGTGAACCCGCGCACCATCGAAGCGCAGGTGCAGGGCGCGGCGCTGATGGGGCTGGGGATGTGTTTGCCGGGCGCAGCCATCACACTGAAAGACGGCGTGGTGGAGCAGAGCAACTTCGGTGATTACGCCGTGCCGCGCATCGGGGACATGCCGCAAATCGCCGTCCACATCGTGCCCAGCGCCGACGCGCCCACCGGCATGGGCGAGCCGGGTTTGCCCCCGCTGGCGCCAGCGTTTGCCAATGCGCTGGCCAAGCTGACGGGCAAGGCGGTGCGGCAGTTGCCGTTTAAGTTGGGGTGA
- a CDS encoding XdhC family protein: MEDLDTRVLRAALTWQQAGQPAVLVTVARTWGSSPRPPGSLMAIQGQGWVVGSVSGGCIEDDLIARIHAEGIEAVCARGRPAVLRYGVSAEQARRFGLPCGGTVELVLEPLGAHSRLAELLAARQQRQALCRELDLHSGAVTLRPATPQDEPGIVGERLLTPFGPPVRLIVIGAGDLSRFVCEMALGLGFELIVCDPREEQAQGWAFGGELPGVTLTREMPDDCVQRLQPDARTAVIALTHDPKLDDLALMDALATPAFYVGAIGSRRNSEQRRARLREHFDVPDTALARLRGPAGLFIGSKTPAEIALSILAEVVAAKNGVTLSDQASVATAKAMREALTCA; this comes from the coding sequence ATGGAAGACCTCGACACCCGCGTCCTGCGCGCCGCCCTCACCTGGCAACAAGCCGGCCAGCCCGCCGTGCTGGTGACGGTGGCCCGCACCTGGGGCTCCTCGCCTCGCCCGCCCGGCTCGCTCATGGCGATCCAGGGGCAAGGTTGGGTGGTCGGCTCGGTGTCGGGGGGGTGCATCGAGGATGACTTGATCGCCCGCATCCACGCCGAAGGCATCGAAGCGGTGTGCGCGAGGGGGCGCCCAGCCGTGCTGCGCTACGGCGTCTCCGCCGAACAAGCGCGGCGCTTTGGGCTGCCCTGCGGCGGCACGGTCGAACTGGTGCTAGAGCCGCTGGGCGCGCACAGCCGACTGGCCGAGTTGCTGGCCGCCCGCCAGCAACGCCAAGCGCTGTGCCGCGAGCTGGATCTCCACAGCGGCGCCGTCACCCTGCGCCCCGCCACGCCGCAGGATGAACCGGGCATCGTCGGCGAGCGCCTGCTCACGCCCTTTGGCCCGCCGGTGCGGCTGATCGTCATCGGGGCGGGCGATCTTTCGCGCTTTGTGTGTGAGATGGCGCTCGGGCTGGGTTTCGAACTGATCGTGTGTGACCCCCGCGAGGAACAGGCCCAGGGCTGGGCGTTCGGCGGCGAGCTGCCCGGCGTCACCCTCACCCGCGAGATGCCGGACGACTGTGTGCAACGCCTGCAACCCGATGCGCGCACCGCCGTCATCGCCCTCACCCACGACCCGAAGTTGGACGACTTGGCGCTGATGGACGCCTTGGCCACCCCGGCGTTTTACGTCGGCGCCATTGGCTCGCGGCGCAACAGCGAGCAGCGCCGGGCGCGGCTGCGCGAACACTTCGATGTGCCGGACACCGCGCTGGCGCGGCTGCGCGGCCCGGCGGGGCTGTTCATCGGCAGCAAAACGCCGGCGGAGATTGCGCTGTCCATCCTGGCGGAAGTGGTGGCGGCCAAGAACGGGGTGACGCTCTCGGATCAAGCCAGCGTGGCGACGGCCAAGGCGATGCGGGAAGCGCTCACTTGCGCGTGA
- a CDS encoding class I SAM-dependent DNA methyltransferase has translation MNASSLVQKVWNFCHTLRDDGVGYGDYLEQLTYLLFLKLAHEYAQEPYNRQTHIPAGHDWASLRSKTGEPLEAHYLATLHKLGSAPGMLGAIFFKAQNKIQDPAKLSRLVQMIDAENWISLDADTKGDLYEGLLQKNAEDTKSGAGQYFTPRVLIDAIVACVRPESMKTIADPACGTGGFFLGAYQWLTRPGAQLNPRQKAFLRNQTFWGNEIVPGTRRMCLMNLFLHNIGELDGEPSVDRSDALIAEPTRKVDYVLANPPFGKKSSMTITNEEGEEDKDALTYERQDFWETTSNKQLNFLQHIVSLLKVDGQAAVVLPDNVLFEGGAGEKIRRKLLETCDVHTILRLPTGIFYAQGVKANVVFFDNAPKDGRIHTRGVWFYDLRTNQHFTLKTRPLKAEDLQDFIRCYNPADRHLRMATERFKFFSYEDLVARDKASLDLFWLKDNTLDNLDDLPPPDVLQQEIIEHLEAALAAFRDVAAGLPKSVAA, from the coding sequence ATGAACGCCTCTTCCCTCGTCCAAAAAGTCTGGAACTTCTGCCACACCTTGCGCGATGACGGCGTGGGCTACGGTGACTACCTCGAACAGCTCACCTACTTGCTGTTCCTCAAGCTGGCGCACGAGTACGCGCAAGAGCCCTACAACCGCCAAACCCACATCCCCGCCGGGCACGATTGGGCCAGCCTGCGCAGCAAAACCGGCGAGCCACTCGAAGCCCACTACCTGGCCACCCTGCACAAACTGGGCAGCGCCCCGGGCATGCTGGGCGCCATCTTCTTCAAGGCGCAAAACAAGATCCAAGACCCGGCCAAACTCAGCCGCTTGGTGCAGATGATCGACGCCGAAAACTGGATCAGCCTGGACGCCGACACCAAGGGCGATCTGTACGAAGGCCTGCTGCAAAAGAACGCCGAAGACACCAAGAGCGGCGCCGGCCAGTACTTCACGCCGCGTGTGCTCATCGATGCCATCGTGGCCTGCGTGCGCCCCGAGTCCATGAAAACCATCGCCGACCCGGCCTGTGGCACCGGCGGCTTTTTCCTCGGCGCCTACCAGTGGTTGACCCGCCCCGGCGCGCAGCTCAACCCACGCCAAAAAGCCTTCTTGCGCAACCAGACCTTTTGGGGCAACGAGATCGTGCCGGGCACCCGGCGCATGTGCTTGATGAACCTGTTCCTGCACAACATTGGCGAGCTGGACGGGGAGCCTTCGGTGGATCGCTCCGATGCGCTGATTGCTGAACCCACGCGCAAGGTGGATTACGTGCTGGCCAACCCGCCCTTCGGCAAGAAGAGCAGCATGACCATCACCAACGAGGAAGGCGAAGAAGACAAAGACGCGCTGACCTACGAGCGCCAAGACTTTTGGGAAACCACCTCGAACAAACAGCTCAACTTCCTGCAACACATCGTCAGCCTGCTGAAGGTGGACGGCCAAGCCGCCGTGGTGCTGCCGGACAACGTGCTGTTCGAGGGCGGTGCGGGCGAGAAAATCCGCCGCAAGCTGCTGGAAACTTGTGACGTTCACACCATCTTGCGCCTGCCCACGGGCATTTTTTACGCCCAAGGGGTGAAGGCCAACGTGGTGTTCTTCGACAACGCGCCCAAGGATGGCCGCATCCACACCCGAGGCGTGTGGTTCTACGACCTGCGCACCAACCAGCACTTCACCCTCAAAACCCGCCCGCTCAAGGCCGAGGATTTGCAGGATTTCATCCGCTGCTACAACCCCGCCGACCGCCACCTGCGCATGGCCACCGAGCGCTTCAAGTTCTTCAGCTACGAGGACTTGGTGGCGCGTGACAAAGCCAGCTTGGATCTGTTCTGGCTGAAGGACAACACCCTGGACAACCTCGACGACCTGCCCCCGCCCGACGTGTTGCAGCAAGAAATCATCGAGCACCTGGAAGCGGCGCTGGCGGCGTTTCGGGACGTGGCGGCGGGCCTGCCCAAAAGCGTGGCGGCGTGA